Proteins co-encoded in one Rhodothermales bacterium genomic window:
- a CDS encoding zinc-binding dehydrogenase, protein MPTSMPALVNFAAASGSVALREVPVPTIGSEDVLLKVESVGVCGSDLHQWHGTHSWPVNYPCVLGHEFGGVILQAGADVKRFKEGDRVVSETAAVIDLFSPLTRAGQYNLDPSRKGFGYGVDGAMASYVRVPERCLHAVPDTLPFDKAALTEPCCVAFNAMCMNTRIRPGDFVLVIGPGPIGLLCAAMAKLNGAIVILTGLPADSHRLNVGQQLGVDIVLTERVVEQVRELTGGLGVEVVVDAAGVSDTLKLAIDAVRPAGQITKVGWGPKPLNFSIDPLVQKNVTLQGSFSHNWPVWERVIRLLDSGLINLDPVISKVAPLADWHDCFSHMLDGSYVKAVLKP, encoded by the coding sequence ATGCCCACCTCCATGCCTGCCCTTGTCAACTTCGCCGCGGCCTCCGGGAGTGTGGCGTTGCGCGAAGTGCCCGTCCCCACGATCGGATCGGAGGACGTGTTACTCAAAGTCGAATCGGTGGGGGTGTGCGGGAGCGACCTGCACCAGTGGCACGGCACCCACAGCTGGCCGGTCAATTACCCCTGCGTCCTGGGGCACGAGTTCGGAGGCGTCATCCTCCAGGCCGGCGCCGACGTTAAACGATTCAAGGAAGGCGATCGGGTGGTGAGCGAGACGGCCGCGGTGATCGACCTCTTCTCCCCCCTCACCCGCGCCGGCCAGTACAACCTGGACCCCTCGCGCAAAGGCTTCGGCTACGGCGTCGACGGCGCGATGGCCAGTTACGTCCGCGTGCCCGAGCGGTGCCTCCACGCCGTGCCGGACACGCTGCCGTTCGACAAGGCCGCCCTCACCGAGCCGTGCTGTGTCGCGTTTAACGCGATGTGTATGAACACCCGTATCCGGCCGGGCGACTTCGTGCTCGTGATCGGGCCGGGGCCCATCGGGTTGTTGTGCGCGGCCATGGCTAAACTCAACGGCGCCATCGTGATCCTGACCGGCCTGCCCGCCGACAGCCACCGGCTGAATGTCGGCCAACAGCTAGGGGTGGACATCGTGCTCACGGAGCGGGTGGTCGAGCAGGTGCGCGAGCTCACCGGCGGCCTGGGCGTCGAGGTGGTAGTGGACGCCGCCGGCGTGTCGGACACCCTCAAGCTGGCCATCGACGCCGTCCGGCCGGCGGGCCAGATCACGAAGGTCGGCTGGGGCCCGAAACCCCTCAACTTCAGCATCGACCCCCTCGTCCAGAAAAACGTCACCCTCCAGGGCAGCTTCTCCCACAACTGGCCCGTCTGGGAGCGCGTCATCCGCCTCCTCGACAGCGGCCTCATCAACCTCGACCCCGTCATCAGCAAAGTCGCCCCCCTCGCCGACTGGCACGACTGCTTCTCCCACATGCTCGACGGGAGTTATGTGAAGGCGGTGTTGAAACCCTGA
- a CDS encoding sugar phosphate isomerase/epimerase family protein: MPLAVFPKCFLDQLCVTGEMTVDDWLDLAGTLDVDGYEFYWGFTPWQNPAELERIRRRVEDAGRSIPMMCFSPDFTRPARSERLEEVEKQKEAILATARLGGRFCRVLSGQRRPEVSREAGIRWVVECIHEALPAAEAHGVVLILENHYKDGYWSHPEFAQKADVFLELVDAIGPHPYFGINYDPSNAIVAGDDPIMLLEAVKHRVVSMHASDRYLEGGTLEDLRRLEADPHTGYAGMLKHGVIGQGMNDYDRIFTLLREAGFQGWVSIEDGQDPAVGMDHLRESAVFLRERMRRHGLT, from the coding sequence ATGCCTCTCGCCGTTTTCCCCAAATGCTTCCTCGACCAGCTCTGTGTCACCGGTGAGATGACGGTGGATGACTGGCTCGACCTCGCCGGCACGCTGGATGTCGACGGGTACGAGTTCTACTGGGGCTTTACGCCCTGGCAGAATCCCGCCGAGTTGGAACGGATCCGCCGGCGCGTGGAGGACGCCGGCCGGAGCATCCCGATGATGTGTTTTTCGCCCGACTTCACCCGCCCCGCGCGTTCCGAGCGACTTGAGGAAGTGGAGAAGCAGAAAGAAGCCATCCTCGCGACGGCGCGGCTCGGGGGGCGGTTTTGCCGGGTGCTGTCCGGCCAGCGCCGGCCGGAGGTCTCCCGCGAGGCCGGCATCCGGTGGGTCGTCGAATGCATCCATGAGGCCCTGCCGGCCGCCGAGGCGCACGGCGTCGTCCTCATCCTCGAAAATCACTACAAAGACGGCTACTGGTCCCACCCCGAGTTCGCCCAGAAGGCGGACGTCTTCCTCGAACTGGTCGACGCCATAGGCCCGCACCCGTACTTCGGCATCAACTACGACCCCTCGAACGCCATCGTCGCCGGCGACGACCCGATTATGCTCCTCGAGGCCGTAAAACACCGCGTCGTATCCATGCACGCCAGCGATCGCTACCTGGAGGGCGGGACGCTGGAGGACCTGCGCCGCCTCGAGGCCGACCCGCACACGGGCTACGCCGGCATGCTCAAACACGGCGTCATCGGGCAGGGCATGAACGATTACGACCGCATCTTCACCCTCCTCCGCGAGGCCGGCTTCCAGGGCTGGGTGTCGATCGAAGACGGCCAGGACCCGGCCGTAGGGATGGACCACCTGCGCGAATCGGCCGTTTTCCTGCGCGAACGGATGCGCCGGCACGGACTAACCTGA